A stretch of the Streptococcus himalayensis genome encodes the following:
- the rsmD gene encoding 16S rRNA (guanine(966)-N(2))-methyltransferase RsmD, with translation MRIVAGRYGGRPLKTLEGKTTRPTTDKVKGAMFNMIGPYFDGGRVLDLYAGSGSLAIEAISRGMVEAVLVEKDRKAQAIIQQNVAITKEAEKFHLLKMEAARALSQLSGVFDLVFLDPPYAKEQIETDLAELESRQLLAEDVLVVCETDKAVDLPEELAGLQIWKQKIYGISKVTVYAR, from the coding sequence ATGAGAATTGTTGCAGGTAGGTATGGGGGACGCCCCTTGAAAACACTAGAAGGAAAAACAACGCGCCCTACGACTGATAAGGTCAAGGGAGCTATGTTTAATATGATTGGTCCTTATTTCGATGGGGGACGGGTCCTGGATTTGTATGCTGGAAGTGGTAGTCTTGCGATTGAAGCTATTTCTCGTGGCATGGTAGAGGCTGTATTGGTCGAAAAAGATCGAAAAGCTCAGGCTATTATTCAGCAAAATGTAGCTATCACAAAGGAAGCAGAGAAATTTCACTTGTTAAAAATGGAAGCTGCACGAGCGTTGTCCCAACTTTCTGGGGTCTTTGATTTGGTCTTTTTAGACCCCCCGTATGCCAAGGAGCAAATCGAGACAGATCTAGCAGAGCTGGAGAGTCGCCAGTTATTGGCAGAAGATGTGTTGGTCGTTTGTGAAACGGATAAAGCGGTGGATTTGCCAGAAGAGCTAGCAGGCTTGCAAATCTGGAAACAGAAAATTTATGGAATTTCAAAGGTGACGGTTTATGCACGATAA
- the coaD gene encoding pantetheine-phosphate adenylyltransferase, whose amino-acid sequence MHDKIGLFTGSFDPITNGHVELIERACRLFDTLYVGLFYNQAKSALFSLEKRERMLRQSLAHLDNVHVLVSQDELAVDVARRLEVTCFVRGLRNGQDLEYEQELAFFNRELAPDVETMFLLPSPFVRHLSSSRVRELLAFGQDVSAYVPMSVVKELEYEQKEEQ is encoded by the coding sequence ATGCACGATAAGATTGGACTATTTACAGGCTCTTTTGATCCCATTACCAACGGTCATGTGGAGCTAATTGAGCGTGCTTGTCGATTATTTGATACCTTGTATGTCGGACTTTTTTATAATCAGGCTAAGTCTGCCCTCTTTTCCCTCGAAAAACGAGAGCGTATGCTTCGGCAGTCGTTGGCTCATTTGGACAATGTCCATGTCCTTGTTTCGCAGGATGAATTAGCGGTTGATGTGGCGAGAAGGCTAGAGGTGACCTGCTTTGTTAGAGGTCTGCGTAATGGGCAGGATTTGGAGTACGAGCAAGAATTGGCCTTTTTTAATCGAGAGTTGGCTCCAGATGTTGAGACCATGTTTTTACTACCGTCACCATTTGTTCGCCATTTATCGTCATCTCGTGTGCGGGAATTGCTTGCCTTTGGGCAGGATGTTTCAGCCTACGTTCCCATGAGTGTTGTAAAGGAGTTAGAATATGAACAAAAAGAAGAGCAATAA
- the asnA gene encoding aspartate--ammonia ligase, translating into MKKSFIHQQQEISFVKNTFTQYLIDKLEIVEVQGPILSRVGDGMQDNLSGVEHAVSVHVKEIPDAEYEVVHSLAKWKRHTLARFGFNEGEGLFVHMKALRPDEDSLDEIHSIYVDQWDWEKVIPDGKRNLAYLKETVEKIYKAIRLTELAVEARFDIEAVLPKKITFIHTEELVETYPDLTPKERERAVAKEYGAVFLIGIGGELPDGKPHDGRAPDYDDWTTPSENGYKGLNGDILVWNEELQSAFELSSMGIRVDEEALKRQVAITGDQDRLDYEWHKALLNGLFPLSIGGGIGQSRLAMFLLRKKHIGEVQSSVWPTSVRDQFENIL; encoded by the coding sequence ATGAAAAAAAGTTTTATTCATCAGCAACAAGAAATTTCCTTTGTAAAAAATACCTTTACCCAATATCTGATTGATAAATTGGAAATTGTAGAGGTGCAGGGACCTATCTTGAGCCGTGTTGGTGATGGGATGCAGGATAATTTATCAGGGGTGGAACATGCGGTATCGGTCCATGTCAAAGAAATTCCTGATGCTGAGTATGAAGTAGTGCATTCGCTAGCGAAATGGAAACGTCATACCTTGGCTCGTTTTGGGTTTAACGAGGGGGAAGGTCTCTTTGTCCATATGAAGGCTCTTCGACCGGATGAGGATTCCTTAGATGAGATTCATTCGATTTATGTGGACCAATGGGACTGGGAAAAGGTGATTCCAGATGGTAAGCGAAATCTGGCCTACCTCAAAGAAACAGTGGAAAAAATCTATAAGGCTATTCGTTTGACGGAGCTGGCTGTGGAAGCTCGCTTTGACATTGAGGCTGTTTTACCTAAGAAAATTACCTTTATCCATACCGAAGAATTGGTGGAAACCTATCCTGATTTAACGCCGAAAGAGCGCGAAAGAGCTGTGGCTAAGGAATATGGGGCTGTTTTTCTCATCGGAATTGGTGGAGAATTACCAGACGGAAAACCGCATGACGGACGAGCACCAGACTATGACGACTGGACAACCCCATCTGAAAATGGCTATAAGGGGTTAAACGGCGATATTCTTGTGTGGAATGAGGAGTTGCAGTCTGCTTTTGAACTTTCTTCCATGGGTATTCGTGTGGATGAAGAAGCTTTGAAGCGTCAGGTTGCCATCACGGGTGACCAAGATCGCTTGGATTATGAATGGCATAAAGCCTTGTTAAACGGACTTTTCCCGCTAAGCATTGGCGGAGGGATTGGTCAATCACGCCTTGCCATGTTCCTTTTACGTAAAAAACATATCGGCGAAGTTCAATCCAGCGTCTGGCCAACATCGGTCCGCGATCAATTTGAGAATATTTTATAA
- the ccpA gene encoding catabolite control protein A, translating into MNTDDTVTIYDVAREAGVSMATVSRVVNGNKNVKENTRKKVLEVIDRLDYRPNAVARGLASKKTTTVGVVIPNIISSYFSTLAKGIDDIAEMYKYNIVLANSDEDDDKEVSVVNTLFSKQVDGIIFMGYHLSDKIRSEFSRSRTPVVLAGTVDIEHQLPSVNIDYKQATIDAVSLLAKRNEKIAFVSGPLVDDINGKIRLSGYKAALKKEKLSYSEGLVFESKYSYDDGYQLAERVIASKATAAFVTGDELAAGLLNGLSDQGVKVPEDFEIITSDDTQVARFTRPNMTTIGQPLYDLGAISMRMLTKIMHKEELEEREVLLAHSIVERQSTKK; encoded by the coding sequence ATGAATACAGACGATACAGTAACGATTTACGATGTCGCCCGTGAAGCAGGAGTTTCCATGGCAACGGTCAGCCGTGTTGTCAATGGAAATAAAAATGTGAAGGAAAACACGCGTAAGAAAGTCTTGGAAGTCATTGACCGTTTGGACTATCGTCCAAATGCAGTAGCACGAGGCTTGGCTAGTAAGAAAACGACAACGGTCGGCGTTGTAATTCCAAACATCATTAGTAGCTATTTCTCAACTCTTGCAAAAGGGATTGATGATATTGCTGAAATGTATAAGTATAATATTGTCCTTGCTAATAGCGATGAGGATGATGATAAGGAAGTTTCTGTGGTCAACACCCTCTTTTCAAAACAGGTGGATGGTATCATCTTTATGGGGTATCATTTAAGTGACAAGATTCGGTCTGAATTTTCCCGTTCACGCACGCCTGTTGTTCTTGCAGGGACAGTGGATATTGAGCACCAATTGCCAAGTGTCAATATTGACTATAAGCAAGCAACGATTGACGCCGTTAGTCTTTTAGCGAAGCGTAATGAAAAGATTGCCTTTGTGTCTGGTCCTTTGGTGGATGATATCAATGGCAAGATTCGTTTATCAGGCTATAAAGCAGCTCTGAAAAAGGAAAAATTATCGTATAGTGAAGGTTTGGTATTTGAGTCTAAATACAGCTATGATGATGGGTACCAGTTGGCGGAGCGCGTGATTGCCTCAAAAGCAACTGCAGCCTTTGTTACAGGTGATGAGCTCGCTGCAGGCTTGTTAAATGGATTGTCAGATCAAGGCGTGAAGGTTCCAGAAGACTTTGAAATCATTACGAGCGACGATACTCAAGTGGCACGTTTTACACGTCCAAATATGACTACGATTGGTCAGCCCTTGTATGATTTAGGGGCCATCAGTATGCGTATGCTGACTAAAATCATGCACAAGGAAGAGTTGGAAGAACGAGAAGTCCTCCTAGCTCACAGTATTGTGGAGCGTCAGTCTACAAAAAAATAA
- a CDS encoding DUF1349 domain-containing protein: MNPTFTADKLKWTREPAAYSLSDEEITITTLPHTDLWQRTYYHFRNDNAPVLQMETDEEFFSFVVKTQFDSKHRFDQCGVVVYLDSDNWLKASIEYENETIQHLGSVVTNQGYSDWATTEIAADVREMWYRLSRRGQDFRLECSTDGQHFQQMRICHLHEAKETISFGIYACSPENSSFTARFTNLSLGECMWLAHDGQAPDYFV; the protein is encoded by the coding sequence ATGAATCCTACATTTACAGCTGATAAGCTCAAGTGGACAAGGGAGCCTGCTGCTTACAGTCTATCAGATGAGGAAATCACGATAACGACCCTGCCACATACAGATCTCTGGCAGCGAACCTATTACCATTTCCGTAACGACAATGCTCCTGTGCTACAAATGGAGACAGACGAGGAATTTTTCTCTTTTGTCGTAAAGACGCAGTTTGATAGCAAGCATCGATTTGACCAATGTGGCGTTGTGGTTTATCTAGATAGTGACAACTGGCTCAAGGCCTCGATTGAGTATGAAAATGAGACCATTCAGCATTTGGGGAGTGTTGTGACCAATCAAGGTTATTCAGACTGGGCGACGACAGAGATTGCAGCAGATGTAAGAGAGATGTGGTATCGTCTGAGCCGCAGAGGTCAAGATTTCCGTCTTGAATGTTCGACAGATGGCCAGCATTTCCAGCAGATGCGGATTTGTCACTTGCATGAAGCGAAAGAAACCATTTCCTTTGGCATTTATGCTTGCAGTCCAGAAAATTCCTCTTTTACAGCTCGTTTCACCAACCTATCCCTAGGAGAATGTATGTGGCTGGCTCATGATGGTCAGGCACCGGATTACTTTGTTTAA
- a CDS encoding glycosyltransferase family 4 protein, with product MRIGLFTDTYFPQVSGVATSIRTLKTELEKLGHTVFIFTTTDKDVNRYEDWQIIRIPSIPFFAFKDRRIAYRGFSKALEIARQYQLDVIHTQTEFSLGLLGIWIAKELRIPVVHTYHTQYEDYVHYIAKGVLIRPSMIKYMARGFMSELDGVICPSEIVYDLLVKYKVKTEKRIIPTGIELAKFERPEILAEHRAQLREKLGIAPKTTMLLSLSRISYEKNIQAVLAALPTVLEEQVDVCLVVAGDGPYLADLKEQASQLGIADKVIFTGMIAPSETALYYKAADFFVSASTSETQGLTYLESLASGTPIIAHGNPYLDHVINDKIFGTLYYQERDLAGAILEAIVATPDMDESALAEKLYEISAENFGKRVYEFYLDTIISKDFQNDLHPEESMTKRMAKSVVSLPTKAIYMPVKGSVRMFRASKKQIKQIQKYLR from the coding sequence ATGCGAATTGGTCTTTTTACGGATACCTATTTTCCTCAAGTTTCAGGGGTGGCAACCAGTATCCGAACCTTAAAAACAGAGCTAGAAAAGTTAGGGCATACCGTCTTTATTTTTACCACAACGGATAAGGATGTTAATCGCTATGAGGATTGGCAAATTATTCGGATTCCTAGTATTCCTTTTTTTGCTTTCAAAGACCGCCGCATTGCTTATCGAGGATTTTCCAAGGCTCTTGAGATTGCACGGCAATACCAGCTTGATGTCATTCATACGCAGACGGAGTTTTCCCTTGGATTGTTGGGGATTTGGATTGCTAAGGAATTGCGTATTCCAGTTGTCCATACCTATCACACCCAGTATGAAGATTATGTGCATTATATTGCCAAAGGCGTCTTAATTCGTCCGAGTATGATTAAGTACATGGCTCGTGGCTTCATGAGCGAGTTGGATGGGGTTATCTGTCCGAGCGAGATTGTCTATGATCTCCTCGTTAAATACAAGGTTAAGACAGAAAAACGGATTATTCCAACAGGGATTGAGCTGGCTAAATTTGAGCGGCCAGAGATTTTAGCAGAGCATAGGGCTCAACTACGTGAGAAATTAGGCATTGCTCCAAAAACAACTATGCTTTTGAGCCTGTCACGCATTTCCTATGAGAAAAATATCCAAGCCGTTCTTGCAGCTTTGCCAACGGTCTTGGAAGAACAGGTAGATGTCTGCTTGGTAGTGGCTGGAGATGGGCCATATTTGGCTGATTTGAAAGAGCAGGCGAGCCAATTGGGAATTGCAGATAAGGTGATCTTTACAGGCATGATTGCCCCGAGCGAAACAGCCTTGTACTATAAGGCGGCCGACTTCTTTGTCTCGGCCTCTACGAGCGAAACACAGGGCTTGACCTATCTGGAAAGTCTAGCGAGTGGCACCCCGATTATAGCTCATGGGAACCCTTATTTGGATCACGTGATTAATGACAAGATATTTGGGACTCTCTATTATCAGGAGCGAGATTTGGCGGGAGCTATTTTGGAAGCTATTGTTGCAACGCCGGATATGGATGAGAGTGCTTTAGCTGAAAAACTATATGAGATTTCAGCTGAGAATTTTGGGAAACGCGTTTATGAATTTTATCTGGATACAATCATTTCAAAAGATTTTCAAAATGATTTGCATCCCGAAGAATCGATGACCAAGCGTATGGCTAAATCAGTAGTATCTTTACCGACAAAGGCTATCTACATGCCCGTTAAAGGATCTGTTCGGATGTTTCGAGCCTCGAAAAAACAAATCAAACAAATTCAGAAGTATCTTCGGTAA
- a CDS encoding SepM family pheromone-processing serine protease, giving the protein MNKKKSNKWLLVGLTSFLCLVLAFIVPLPYYIEVPGGSEDIREVLKVDGKEDTAAGSYHFVTVGIQHATFAHLVYAWLTPFTDIHTAEEVTGGSSDSEFLRINQFYMETSQNMATYQGLKMAGKEIEMKYLGVYVLQVAKDSTFKGILNIADTVTGVNDKTFQSSKELIDYVGSQKIGDKVKVTYEEDGQVKSAEGKIIKLENGKNGIGISLIDRTEATSATPIAFSTEGIGGPSAGLMFSLAIYTQLADPDLRDGRIIAGTGTIDKDGKVGDIGGIDKKVVAAAQKGASVFFAPDNPVSEEAKKADPHAKNNYEVAKEAVKTIKTDMKIVPVKTLKDAIDYLKKTE; this is encoded by the coding sequence ATGAACAAAAAGAAGAGCAATAAATGGCTCCTAGTGGGGCTTACTAGCTTTCTATGTCTAGTGTTAGCTTTTATTGTCCCTTTGCCTTATTATATTGAAGTTCCGGGTGGGTCAGAGGACATTCGAGAAGTCTTAAAGGTCGATGGGAAAGAAGATACGGCGGCAGGTTCCTACCATTTTGTAACGGTAGGAATTCAGCATGCGACCTTTGCTCATTTGGTCTATGCTTGGCTGACTCCCTTTACAGATATCCACACAGCCGAGGAAGTAACAGGTGGGTCTTCGGATAGCGAATTTTTAAGAATCAATCAATTTTATATGGAAACATCTCAAAATATGGCTACATACCAAGGATTAAAAATGGCTGGTAAAGAAATTGAGATGAAATATCTAGGGGTCTATGTCTTACAAGTGGCGAAAGATTCGACTTTTAAAGGAATTTTAAATATCGCAGATACTGTGACAGGAGTCAATGATAAGACCTTCCAAAGCTCAAAAGAGTTGATTGATTATGTAGGTTCTCAAAAAATTGGAGATAAAGTCAAGGTGACCTACGAAGAAGATGGACAGGTAAAATCAGCAGAAGGCAAGATTATCAAGTTAGAAAATGGGAAAAATGGCATTGGAATTAGCTTGATTGACCGAACGGAAGCGACAAGTGCCACGCCGATTGCCTTTTCAACAGAAGGAATTGGAGGTCCTAGTGCTGGACTGATGTTTAGTTTGGCAATCTATACGCAGTTGGCAGATCCAGACTTGCGAGATGGACGGATTATCGCAGGGACAGGGACGATTGATAAAGATGGCAAGGTCGGAGATATTGGCGGCATTGATAAAAAGGTCGTTGCAGCTGCCCAAAAAGGAGCGAGCGTTTTCTTTGCCCCAGACAATCCTGTCAGCGAGGAGGCAAAAAAAGCGGATCCACATGCCAAAAACAACTATGAAGTCGCGAAAGAAGCTGTGAAAACCATTAAAACAGACATGAAAATTGTACCTGTCAAGACGTTAAAAGACGCAATTGATTACTTAAAAAAGACTGAGTAA
- a CDS encoding DUF4300 family protein: MKGKLIALVSLCALVLVGCHAAPKTEMKKEATPSYRYHNLVSSKHTEELQKDLQEQGVAKENWQALSAFIDSYHQDNKSYEKEAEDWTSMELGQDANQFTTMLDEAEYKEKVSHFPKDLNCRQTAFLLLRSLLTYDTSKVSNLAEHPEFQTLKQYHPELTETDSQLYSLLFLDNPAYKSAKDLIKAWKDAGVTFSNKLRLLSAVQNVEGSVISMHVGLLYEKDGKVYFLEKMDPSLPYRLSEFQSWKDFQEHMLTGRFQFFRDKIALLVNDQDLSELVDVKK, encoded by the coding sequence ATGAAAGGAAAACTAATTGCCTTAGTCAGCCTATGTGCCCTTGTCTTGGTTGGTTGCCATGCAGCCCCAAAGACGGAGATGAAAAAAGAAGCCACACCTAGCTATCGCTACCACAATCTTGTCAGCTCCAAACATACGGAAGAGCTTCAAAAAGATTTACAAGAACAAGGCGTTGCAAAGGAGAATTGGCAAGCTCTATCTGCCTTTATAGATAGTTATCATCAGGATAACAAATCTTATGAAAAGGAGGCTGAGGACTGGACAAGTATGGAGCTTGGGCAAGATGCAAATCAGTTTACGACGATGTTGGATGAAGCAGAGTATAAGGAAAAGGTTAGCCATTTTCCAAAAGATCTGAACTGTCGCCAAACAGCTTTTCTGCTCCTACGCTCCCTCTTGACCTATGATACAAGCAAGGTGAGCAATTTAGCAGAACATCCAGAGTTTCAGACCTTGAAGCAGTACCATCCTGAACTGACAGAGACAGACAGTCAGCTTTATAGTCTGTTGTTTCTTGACAATCCAGCCTACAAGTCGGCAAAGGATTTGATCAAGGCTTGGAAAGATGCAGGTGTGACCTTCTCTAACAAACTACGTCTGTTATCAGCAGTACAAAATGTAGAGGGATCTGTGATTAGCATGCATGTTGGCTTGCTGTATGAAAAAGATGGGAAGGTCTATTTCCTTGAAAAGATGGATCCCTCCCTTCCATACCGACTCAGCGAATTCCAATCTTGGAAAGATTTCCAGGAGCATATGCTGACAGGTCGTTTCCAATTCTTTAGAGATAAAATTGCGTTATTGGTTAATGATCAGGACTTGTCTGAGCTAGTAGACGTGAAGAAGTGA
- a CDS encoding glycosyltransferase encodes MKVLLYLEGKAVLEKSGIGRALHHQMKALDLAGIPYTTDPLGDYDVVHINTYGPGSLRLLHKAKKQGKKVIMHGHSTKEDFQNSFIGSNFFASWFGKYLTHMYQKADFIITPSEYSKRLIQGYGVTTPIVAVSNGIDLKKYQKTPKKEEVFRKHFGIQEGDKVVVCAGLYFKRKGIEDFVEVARRMPDVRFIWLGSINKLIIPRKIRDLVLFDHPENVEFPGYFKGAVFEGAMSGSDAFFFPSYEETEGIVVLEALASHQHVVLRDIPVYEGWIDEESAELGRNVDDFVHSLRKILEGKVDKREAGYKVAQSRSIDDVAYQLVKAYQTVLEM; translated from the coding sequence ATGAAAGTTTTACTCTATTTAGAAGGCAAGGCTGTTCTTGAAAAGTCAGGAATTGGTCGTGCTCTCCATCATCAAATGAAGGCCTTGGATTTAGCAGGCATTCCTTATACCACGGATCCATTAGGGGACTATGATGTGGTGCATATCAATACCTATGGGCCAGGGAGCTTGCGGTTGCTGCATAAGGCTAAAAAACAGGGCAAGAAGGTCATTATGCATGGTCATTCAACCAAGGAGGACTTTCAAAATTCCTTCATTGGCTCTAACTTCTTTGCCTCTTGGTTTGGCAAATATTTGACGCACATGTATCAAAAGGCGGATTTTATCATTACGCCATCCGAATATTCCAAACGTTTAATTCAGGGCTATGGGGTGACTACTCCGATTGTAGCGGTGTCCAATGGGATTGATTTGAAGAAATACCAAAAAACACCTAAAAAAGAAGAGGTGTTTCGGAAACATTTTGGAATTCAAGAAGGCGACAAGGTCGTTGTCTGTGCGGGTCTCTATTTTAAACGCAAGGGGATTGAGGATTTTGTTGAGGTGGCAAGACGAATGCCAGATGTTCGTTTTATCTGGCTTGGGAGTATCAACAAGCTTATCATTCCACGGAAAATTCGCGACCTAGTGCTCTTTGACCATCCTGAAAATGTGGAATTCCCAGGATATTTTAAGGGAGCAGTTTTTGAGGGAGCTATGAGTGGGAGTGATGCCTTTTTCTTTCCTTCTTATGAGGAGACAGAAGGAATTGTTGTTCTTGAAGCCTTGGCTAGTCATCAACACGTAGTCTTACGCGATATTCCGGTTTATGAGGGGTGGATTGATGAAGAATCAGCAGAGCTCGGAAGAAATGTGGATGATTTTGTGCATTCATTGCGCAAGATTTTAGAAGGTAAGGTAGATAAGCGAGAGGCGGGCTATAAGGTGGCTCAAAGTCGCTCGATTGATGATGTCGCCTATCAGTTAGTCAAAGCCTATCAAACAGTATTGGAGATGTAA
- a CDS encoding YutD family protein, translating into MRKEIAPELYNYNKFPGPEFRQVGTKIVAEQLEFEMVENQKNAFDVTAFNQRFSEILTKYDYLVGDWGNEQLRLRGFYKDERQVDNAAKISRLEDYLLEYCNYGCAYFVLENPEPKKASFDKKTRKKRDSEPKQRFKQKKRQPKKVEMSEPKKKAKERRFDQKEQANNRHFVIRWK; encoded by the coding sequence ATGCGTAAAGAGATTGCACCAGAATTATACAATTACAATAAATTTCCAGGACCAGAATTTCGACAAGTTGGAACGAAAATTGTGGCTGAGCAGCTGGAATTTGAAATGGTTGAAAATCAGAAAAATGCCTTTGATGTGACAGCTTTCAATCAACGGTTTTCAGAAATTTTGACCAAATATGATTATCTAGTTGGAGATTGGGGAAATGAGCAGCTTAGGCTAAGAGGTTTTTACAAGGATGAGCGACAGGTGGACAATGCGGCGAAAATCAGTCGATTGGAGGATTACTTGCTCGAATATTGCAATTATGGCTGTGCTTATTTTGTATTGGAAAATCCAGAGCCTAAGAAAGCATCGTTTGATAAAAAGACACGAAAAAAACGAGATTCAGAGCCCAAACAACGATTTAAACAGAAAAAACGGCAGCCCAAAAAAGTTGAGATGTCAGAACCTAAGAAAAAAGCTAAAGAACGCCGTTTCGACCAAAAAGAACAAGCAAACAATCGTCATTTTGTCATTCGTTGGAAATAA
- the rlmN gene encoding 23S rRNA (adenine(2503)-C(2))-methyltransferase RlmN — protein MKPSIYSLTRQGLQEWAEAHGEKKFRSNQIWEWLYRKRVQTFAEMTNLPKELIARLEEEFVVNPLKQRIVQESADGTVKYLFELPDGMLIETVLMRQHYGLSVCVTTQVGCNIGCTFCASGLIKKQRDLTNGEIVAQIMLVQQYFDERGQDERVSHIVVMGIGEPFDNYENVLNFVRTVNDDKGLAIGARHITVSTSGLAHKIRDFANEGVQVNLAVSLHAPNNELRSSIMKINRAFPIEKLFAAIEYYIETTNRRVTFEYIMLNEINDGVEQALELANLLKNIKKLSYVNLIPYNPVTEHDQYSRSPKERVLAFYDTLKKHGVNCVVRQEHGTDIDAACGQLRSNTMKRDRQKALAAQD, from the coding sequence ATGAAACCATCAATTTATAGCCTGACTCGCCAAGGGTTACAGGAATGGGCAGAAGCACATGGGGAGAAGAAATTTCGTAGCAACCAAATCTGGGAATGGCTTTATCGCAAACGGGTTCAAACTTTTGCCGAAATGACGAACTTACCCAAGGAATTGATTGCGAGATTGGAAGAGGAGTTTGTGGTCAATCCTTTAAAACAACGTATCGTGCAGGAGTCTGCTGACGGCACGGTGAAATACCTATTTGAGTTGCCAGATGGAATGTTGATTGAGACGGTTCTGATGCGTCAGCATTACGGACTTTCAGTCTGTGTCACCACTCAGGTCGGCTGTAACATTGGCTGTACCTTCTGTGCAAGTGGCTTGATTAAAAAACAACGGGACTTGACCAATGGAGAAATCGTAGCCCAAATCATGTTGGTGCAACAGTATTTTGACGAGCGAGGACAAGACGAGCGTGTCAGCCATATCGTTGTCATGGGGATTGGCGAGCCGTTTGATAACTATGAAAATGTTCTAAACTTTGTTCGAACAGTCAACGATGACAAGGGATTGGCGATTGGAGCACGCCATATTACCGTATCGACCTCTGGTTTGGCTCATAAAATTCGAGATTTTGCCAATGAAGGGGTGCAGGTTAATTTAGCAGTTTCCCTTCATGCACCAAATAATGAACTACGTTCGAGTATTATGAAAATCAATCGGGCCTTTCCAATTGAGAAATTATTTGCAGCGATTGAGTACTATATTGAAACGACCAATCGTCGTGTGACCTTTGAGTACATCATGCTCAATGAGATCAATGATGGTGTCGAGCAGGCCTTGGAATTAGCAAATTTGCTAAAAAATATCAAAAAATTGTCTTATGTCAACTTAATTCCGTACAATCCAGTAACGGAACACGATCAGTACAGCCGTAGTCCGAAAGAACGGGTTTTAGCCTTTTATGATACCTTGAAAAAACATGGAGTGAATTGTGTTGTTCGTCAAGAACATGGAACGGATATTGATGCAGCTTGTGGTCAACTTCGTTCGAATACCATGAAGCGGGACCGACAAAAAGCTCTTGCAGCACAGGACTAG
- a CDS encoding VanZ family protein, whose amino-acid sequence MLPPAKRFVKIALIGYGILLGLMCFTPQISDGIETPGIEHFGRVVVLLTPFNSFVRLGEITSIWQFGKVVLQNIMNIFLLFPLIFQLLLLFPSLRKKKRVLVLSFLISLGIELTQILLDIAFDANRVFEIDDLWTNTLGGYLAYQLFKKMFTYKKPVS is encoded by the coding sequence ATGCTGCCACCAGCGAAGCGTTTCGTCAAAATCGCCCTTATAGGTTACGGTATATTGCTAGGACTCATGTGTTTTACACCCCAGATATCCGATGGAATTGAAACACCAGGGATTGAGCACTTTGGACGTGTAGTTGTCCTACTCACACCGTTTAATTCTTTTGTTCGTCTGGGAGAAATCACCAGCATTTGGCAATTCGGAAAGGTAGTTCTCCAAAATATCATGAATATCTTTCTGCTTTTTCCCTTGATTTTTCAACTGTTGTTACTTTTCCCCTCGCTAAGGAAGAAAAAACGGGTCCTTGTCCTTAGTTTTCTTATCAGTCTGGGTATTGAATTGACGCAGATTTTGTTAGATATCGCGTTTGATGCCAATCGAGTGTTTGAAATCGATGATCTGTGGACCAACACCTTAGGTGGTTATCTGGCCTATCAATTGTTCAAAAAAATGTTCACATATAAAAAACCTGTGTCTTAG